A section of the Engystomops pustulosus chromosome 3, aEngPut4.maternal, whole genome shotgun sequence genome encodes:
- the DYNC2LI1 gene encoding cytoplasmic dynein 2 light intermediate chain 1: MPRSSDNLWDLAAAEVQAKENAEDDSDETERSVFFIGNKNGGKTSIILRCIDRDEAPKPTLALEYTFGRKAKGHNTPKDIAHFWELGGGTSLLDLTQIPITSENIRTFSLVLVLDLSKPNELWHTMDRLLQVTRKRVDKIVADIGKSNSKAANQIMQNIWKSIPNNHPDRELLDPFPLPLLIIGSKYDIFQDFESEKRKIICKTLRFISHYYGASLLFTSKAESHKSVLRSFVNHLAFGQDKSRLLSTDHNKPLIIPAGSDSLSQIGTPSASDSELRQVNARTPMELWKKTYERVFPPENRNDSKDLKDPAKDPQYAEREVDAMRAVKDQELEQYKRNADKSWKSMTLGPQTR; this comes from the exons ATGCCCCGCTCCAG CGATAATCTTTGGGACCTGGCGGCAGCCGAGGTGCAGGCAAAGGAGAACGCCGAGGACGACTCTGACGAAACCGAGAGATCTGTATTCTTCATAGGCAACAAAAATGGG GGAAAAACCAGCATTATCCTGCGCTGCATTGACAG GGATGAAGCTCCTAAACCCACTCTGGCACTGGAGTATACGTTTGGTCGTAAGGCAAAGGGTCACAATACA CCAAAAGACATTGCTCATTTTTGGGAGCTAGGTGGCGGGACATCACTGCTGGATTTAACCCAAATTCCAATTACTAGTGAAAATATCCG GACGTTTTCTCTAGTACTTGTTCTCGATCTGTCCAAACCCAATGAACTTTGGCACACGATGGACCGCCTCTTACAAGTCACCAGGAAGAGAGTGGATAAAATCGTCGCAGATATTGGAAAGTCCAACTCCAAGGCAGCAAATCAAATCATGCAGAATATATGGAAAAGTATTCCCAACAACCATCCG GATAGAGAATTGCTCGACCCATTCCCATTGCCCTTATTGATCATTGGAAGCAAGTATGATATTTTCCAG GATTTTGAgtctgaaaaaagaaaaataatatgcAAAACCCTGCGATTTATATCCCATTACTATGGAGCATCACTACTG TTTACTAGTAAGGCCGAATCTCACAAAAGTGTGTTACGTTCCTTTGTAAATCATTTGGCGTTTGGACAAGACAAGAG CCGGCTTCTGTCCACGGACCACAACAAGCCACTGATCATTCCCGCCGGATCGGATTCATTAAGTCAGATTG GTACCCCCTCCGCCTCCGACAGTGAGCTCCGGCAGGTTAACGCCCGAACCCCTATGGAGCTATGGAAGAAGACGTATGAGAGAGTTTTCCCCCCGGAG AATAGAAACGATTCCAAAGATTTGAAGGACCCTGCGAAAGACCCTCAGTATGCAGAAAGGGAGGTGGACGCCATGCGGGCGGTGAAGGATCAG GAGCTGGAGCAGTATAAAAGAAATGCTGACAAGTCTTGGAAATCAATGACCCTTGGACCCCAGACACGATGA